One genomic region from Ignavibacteriales bacterium encodes:
- a CDS encoding T9SS type A sorting domain-containing protein — MQKFYCSFAILLTTLFLFASAESYAQAVQDPVSIDVYEASGPITVDGVLDEAAWLAAAPQIMFKIDGEPSGLYNTPTNGAVVKPVYSDSSTTYVKYLYSGTNLYVALKSDDKQVCKFDWEGDGMFMILKNPINQNSELKLYVINSTTFGAETGGAAPIPAGSYGGVGVVSGTIYDSTDIDGGYTAEAFIDLSALGYPTLPTSLQVSVVIFDPDNFSAGAPPWGPNGNFYKQWWGSEWGSEFRNLNFLQGTSPYDPPSITVHGAQGVITIDGILDEPDWAANVPQIMFKKDGVPSGYNFTPTSGVVVKPPYTDESTTYVKYLYSGTNLYVALQSDDQQVCKFDWEGDGMFMILKNPINQNSELKLYVINSTTFGAETGGAAPIPAGSYGGVGVVSGTIYDSTDVDGGYTAEAFIDLSALGYPTLPTSLQVSVVIFDPDNFSAGAPPWGPNGNFYKQWWGSEWGSEFRNLEFGNVLPVELNAFTGSFVGSDVQLKWTTATELNNRGFEIQRSINNSQFATIAFVEGHGTTTEQKQYTFVDRNVESRINYSYRLKQIDFNGTFEYSSVVNLGFTLPLDFVLEQNYPNPFNPSTTIAYAVAVKSDVTLEVYNLIGQKVSTLMQGNVEAGKHTAQFNASSLSSGIYLYKLTAVGENGTKYSSSKKMTLLK; from the coding sequence ATGCAAAAGTTCTATTGTTCATTTGCGATTCTTCTTACAACTCTTTTTCTTTTCGCCAGTGCGGAATCATACGCACAGGCAGTCCAAGATCCGGTTTCGATTGATGTTTATGAAGCAAGTGGTCCAATTACAGTTGATGGTGTTCTTGACGAAGCAGCATGGTTAGCAGCGGCTCCACAAATAATGTTTAAAATTGATGGTGAACCTTCCGGATTATACAACACCCCAACAAATGGAGCGGTAGTAAAACCAGTTTATTCAGACTCATCCACAACCTATGTAAAGTACTTATATTCAGGTACAAACTTATACGTAGCTTTAAAATCTGATGACAAGCAGGTTTGTAAGTTTGATTGGGAAGGTGATGGAATGTTTATGATATTGAAGAATCCCATCAATCAAAACAGCGAATTAAAATTGTATGTTATCAACTCTACAACATTTGGTGCTGAAACAGGCGGAGCAGCTCCAATACCTGCTGGCAGCTATGGTGGTGTTGGTGTTGTAAGCGGAACAATTTATGATTCAACGGATATTGATGGTGGTTACACAGCAGAAGCATTTATAGATTTAAGTGCCTTGGGATATCCAACATTACCAACATCATTACAAGTATCCGTAGTTATTTTTGATCCTGATAATTTCAGTGCAGGTGCTCCTCCTTGGGGTCCAAATGGAAACTTTTACAAACAATGGTGGGGAAGTGAATGGGGTTCTGAATTTAGAAATTTAAATTTTCTTCAAGGTACATCCCCTTATGATCCACCATCAATCACTGTTCACGGTGCACAAGGTGTAATTACTATAGATGGTATTCTAGATGAACCAGATTGGGCAGCAAACGTTCCACAAATAATGTTCAAAAAAGACGGTGTTCCTTCTGGTTATAATTTTACACCAACTAGTGGCGTAGTTGTAAAACCACCATACACTGATGAATCAACTACGTATGTAAAGTACTTATATTCAGGTACAAACTTATACGTAGCTTTACAATCAGATGACCAACAAGTCTGTAAGTTTGATTGGGAAGGTGATGGAATGTTTATGATATTGAAGAATCCCATCAATCAAAACAGCGAATTAAAATTGTATGTTATCAACTCTACAACATTTGGTGCTGAAACAGGCGGAGCAGCTCCAATACCTGCTGGCAGCTATGGTGGTGTTGGTGTTGTAAGCGGAACAATTTATGATTCAACGGATGTTGATGGTGGTTATACAGCAGAAGCATTTATAGATTTAAGTGCCTTGGGATATCCAACATTACCAACATCATTACAAGTATCCGTAGTTATTTTTGATCCTGATAATTTCAGTGCAGGTGCTCCTCCTTGGGGTCCAAATGGAAACTTTTACAAACAATGGTGGGGAAGTGAATGGGGTTCTGAATTTAGAAATTTAGAGTTTGGAAATGTCCTTCCAGTAGAGTTGAATGCGTTTACAGGTTCATTTGTTGGTAGTGATGTCCAGTTGAAATGGACAACTGCAACTGAACTAAACAATAGAGGATTTGAAATTCAAAGAAGTATTAATAACTCTCAATTTGCAACAATCGCATTTGTTGAAGGTCATGGAACAACAACAGAACAAAAACAATACACATTTGTTGATCGCAATGTTGAATCAAGAATTAATTACTCATATAGATTAAAACAAATTGATTTTAATGGAACTTTTGAATATTCCTCAGTTGTAAATCTTGGTTTTACATTACCATTAGATTTTGTTTTAGAACAAAATTATCCAAATCCATTCAACCCTTCAACAACTATAGCTTATGCAGTTGCTGTAAAATCAGATGTTACACTTGAAGTGTACAATCTTATTGGACAAAAGGTAAGCACTCTAATGCAAGGCAATGTTGAAGCGGGAAAACACACAGCGCAATTTAACGCTTCTTCTTTATCCTCTGGAATTTACCTCTATAAGCTTACCGCTGTAGGGGAAAATGGAACTAAATATTCATCAAGTAAAAAAATGACCTTGCTGAAATAG
- a CDS encoding solute:sodium symporter family transporter, producing MELGLLDISVFILFFLVVVGTSMFKSRKEETGEDYFLASRGLIWPIIGISLIAANISSEQFVGMSGQSAGNVGLAIASYEWMAAITLVFVAFFFLPRFLSSGIYTIPEFLEYRYNSTARSLMAFYTMVIYVGVTISAVIYSGAITIYTIFNVDIEIAVWGIGIIAALYTTWGGLKAVAWADVFQGTALIIGGAVVLYFGLIAVGGLDSFFNHNADKLHMVLPADHPVLPWTALVIGLWIPNIYYWGLNQYITQRTLAAKSLREGQKGIIFAAAIKIIIPFVIVFPGIIAAQLYSGSMSTSDAAYPTLIKNLIPTGLKGFMLAAIAGAVISSLASMLNSASTIFTLDLYKIYIKKDASQKNLVFIGRMMTLLFVLLGCIIAPNLGNPKFQGIFTYIQEFQGYISPGILAAFIFGILVKKAPPMAGVVALLACVPVYGFLQWQFGEIAFLNRMAITFGVILLLMSIITMIKPLQEPKQLPKRTDIDLTPTPQLIWFGSAVILMTLVLYGIFW from the coding sequence ATGGAATTAGGACTCCTTGATATAAGTGTATTTATACTTTTTTTTCTTGTGGTTGTTGGAACAAGTATGTTCAAAAGCAGGAAAGAAGAAACAGGTGAAGATTATTTTCTTGCGAGCCGGGGATTGATCTGGCCTATTATCGGGATCTCATTAATTGCTGCAAACATTTCATCAGAACAATTTGTTGGGATGTCCGGGCAAAGTGCCGGCAATGTTGGATTAGCAATTGCCAGTTATGAATGGATGGCCGCAATTACACTTGTCTTTGTAGCTTTCTTTTTTCTACCAAGATTTTTAAGCAGTGGAATATATACAATTCCTGAATTCCTGGAGTACAGATATAACTCAACTGCTCGCTCTTTAATGGCATTCTATACAATGGTAATTTACGTCGGAGTTACTATTTCAGCAGTTATTTATTCAGGGGCTATCACTATCTACACAATTTTTAATGTTGATATAGAAATTGCTGTTTGGGGTATTGGAATTATTGCAGCACTTTATACAACATGGGGAGGATTAAAAGCTGTTGCCTGGGCTGACGTTTTTCAAGGCACCGCATTAATTATTGGAGGAGCTGTTGTTCTATATTTTGGACTAATTGCAGTTGGCGGATTAGATAGTTTCTTTAATCATAATGCTGATAAACTTCATATGGTCTTACCTGCTGATCATCCTGTACTTCCATGGACGGCTTTGGTAATTGGTTTGTGGATACCAAATATTTATTACTGGGGACTAAATCAGTATATAACACAAAGGACTCTTGCCGCAAAAAGTTTAAGAGAAGGACAAAAGGGAATAATCTTTGCCGCAGCAATAAAAATAATAATTCCATTTGTGATTGTATTTCCTGGAATTATTGCTGCCCAACTTTACAGTGGTTCAATGAGCACATCGGATGCGGCTTATCCAACCCTTATAAAGAACTTAATACCCACCGGTCTTAAAGGATTTATGCTTGCTGCAATTGCAGGTGCTGTAATTAGCTCTCTTGCATCAATGTTAAATTCAGCTTCAACTATTTTTACATTGGATCTGTATAAAATCTATATTAAAAAAGATGCCTCACAAAAAAACCTGGTTTTTATCGGTAGGATGATGACTTTACTTTTTGTTTTACTTGGCTGTATCATTGCTCCAAATTTAGGCAATCCTAAATTTCAGGGAATATTTACTTACATCCAGGAATTTCAAGGATACATTTCGCCTGGAATTTTAGCTGCATTTATTTTTGGGATATTAGTTAAGAAAGCCCCACCCATGGCTGGAGTAGTTGCATTGTTAGCTTGCGTTCCCGTTTATGGATTTTTGCAATGGCAATTTGGTGAGATAGCATTTTTAAACAGAATGGCAATCACTTTTGGTGTTATACTTTTATTAATGTCAATTATTACGATGATTAAACCGTTACAAGAACCGAAACAACTTCCAAAGAGAACTGATATTGATCTAACGCCAACACCGCAATTAATTTGGTTTGGGAGTGCAGTGATTCTGATGACTCTGGTGTTGTACGGAATATTTTGGTAA
- a CDS encoding glycosyl hydrolase yields the protein MPSLIIISLILFSFNATAQKNSETDSLKNISLTGLSFRSIGPAVTGGRVIEIAVNPLNYSEYYVASGHGSLWKTTNSGITFNPVFDGNKSYAIGSVAIDPTNVNVVWVGTGENNNQNNVIYGDGIYKSEDGGKSWNNMGLSSSQQIGGIAIDPNNSNIVYVAAYGSSRIPGGDRGIFKTTDGGKTWENVLKISEYTGCYQVHMDPRFSNILYAVAHQRMRNLYTGIYGGPESGIYRSLDFGVTWEKLKNGLPSEDVGRIGMAISPVNPDFLYAIVEATDKDKGVYRSTDRGASWAKQSGYNASAPFYYHELICDPVDLDKVYSNDTFIQLTIDGGKTWKNLGDDKKHVDNHALWINPKDNIHLRAGCDGGVYETFDQGKNWDFKSNIPITEIYKVTTDNALPFYNVYIGTQDNNSLGGPSRTISSAGILNQDWMFTNAGDGFETQVDWKDPNNIYAQSQNGGLVRFDKRSGENLFIQPQDFADTAYRFDWDAALLISKFDNKRLYHGGNKLMRSDDQGSTWREISPDLTRGVPKEMQNLMGQSWSIDQLARKGSMAQIVSIAESPIDENILFVGSGDGLINFTTNGGTSWIKSSIEGLPEYSRINQIIASSFNKLVAYAACNNYFGGDYKPYTYKTTDGGKSWFSINSNLPENGSTFSIAEDHIDKNLLLLGTLFGVYFSNDGGKEWIPFNNGMPPACVMDLEIQKRENDLVVSTFGRGVYILDDYSALRYMSAETLNKEAEIFPIKDALMFIPSNPLGFKGVAFQGASFYSAPNPEVGAVFTYYLKDEFKTLKEIRRDEEKKKQKNKEDIKYPSYEKLKGEQEEPEAYLLFTITDEAGNIIHKIKTEAKKGVNRLVWNFRYNPVTPVSLQPYDDSVPWNEPDKGYMVVPGKYFVSLSKFQDGKFSDLVAPKEFLCIALNNTTLPADDKLALDAFNKKVAELTRAITGANAFRNDLVEKIGYLKKAVLDGAEVPISIYNNVINIESDLRELNRKLNGDQLRARYEGGTPTSVKGRVDLITGALWGTTAAPTNTFIKSYDGAASRFDEILNDLKSIDNSIKIVESELEKSFAPYTPGRIPEWKKN from the coding sequence ATTCCTTCCCTAATAATTATCAGTCTTATTCTATTTTCATTCAATGCCACGGCGCAGAAAAATTCAGAAACTGATTCTCTGAAAAATATTTCCTTAACCGGACTGTCATTCAGAAGCATCGGTCCAGCTGTGACGGGAGGGAGAGTGATAGAGATTGCTGTTAATCCACTTAACTATAGCGAATATTATGTTGCATCCGGACACGGTTCATTGTGGAAAACGACTAATAGTGGAATAACCTTTAATCCAGTTTTTGATGGAAATAAATCCTATGCAATCGGTTCAGTTGCTATTGATCCAACAAATGTAAATGTAGTTTGGGTCGGAACAGGTGAAAACAACAATCAGAATAATGTGATTTATGGTGATGGTATATACAAAAGTGAGGATGGCGGTAAAAGCTGGAATAATATGGGATTAAGTTCATCTCAGCAAATTGGCGGAATTGCGATTGATCCAAATAATTCAAATATAGTTTACGTTGCTGCTTATGGCTCATCAAGAATTCCAGGAGGGGATAGAGGAATTTTTAAAACAACTGATGGCGGTAAAACTTGGGAAAATGTTTTAAAGATTAGTGAGTACACAGGTTGCTACCAGGTACATATGGATCCAAGATTTTCAAATATTTTATATGCTGTTGCTCATCAAAGGATGAGAAATTTATACACAGGTATTTACGGCGGACCAGAGAGTGGTATTTATCGTAGTCTAGATTTCGGTGTTACTTGGGAAAAACTAAAAAATGGTTTGCCTTCTGAGGATGTCGGAAGAATTGGAATGGCGATATCTCCAGTGAACCCTGATTTTCTTTATGCAATCGTTGAAGCTACTGACAAAGATAAAGGTGTTTACCGAAGCACTGACCGTGGTGCAAGCTGGGCAAAACAAAGCGGGTACAATGCATCTGCTCCATTTTATTATCACGAACTTATATGTGATCCTGTTGATTTAGATAAGGTTTATAGTAATGATACTTTTATTCAACTTACAATTGATGGTGGAAAAACCTGGAAAAATTTGGGTGATGATAAAAAACATGTTGATAATCATGCCTTGTGGATAAATCCAAAAGATAATATACACCTTCGTGCAGGTTGCGATGGTGGAGTTTATGAAACTTTTGATCAGGGAAAGAACTGGGATTTTAAATCAAATATTCCAATTACAGAAATTTATAAAGTAACTACTGATAATGCATTGCCTTTCTACAATGTTTACATTGGAACACAAGACAACAATAGTCTCGGCGGTCCATCAAGAACTATAAGTTCTGCAGGCATTCTTAACCAGGATTGGATGTTTACAAATGCCGGTGATGGTTTTGAAACACAAGTTGATTGGAAAGATCCAAATAATATTTATGCACAGTCACAAAATGGTGGTCTTGTTCGTTTTGATAAAAGAAGTGGTGAAAATTTATTCATCCAGCCTCAGGATTTTGCGGATACCGCTTACAGATTTGATTGGGATGCGGCATTGTTGATTTCAAAATTTGACAATAAAAGATTGTACCATGGTGGTAATAAATTGATGCGCAGTGATGATCAGGGTAGTACTTGGAGAGAAATTAGTCCAGATCTTACTCGTGGCGTTCCAAAAGAAATGCAAAACCTTATGGGTCAAAGCTGGAGTATTGATCAACTTGCACGCAAGGGTTCTATGGCCCAGATAGTATCAATTGCGGAATCGCCTATAGATGAAAATATTTTATTTGTTGGCTCTGGAGATGGATTAATTAATTTTACTACAAATGGAGGAACGAGCTGGATAAAATCATCAATAGAGGGGCTGCCTGAATATTCACGAATTAATCAAATTATTGCATCAAGTTTTAATAAGCTTGTTGCTTACGCAGCGTGCAACAATTACTTTGGCGGAGATTATAAGCCTTATACTTATAAAACAACGGATGGAGGAAAAAGCTGGTTTTCAATTAACAGTAATCTCCCGGAAAATGGAAGTACTTTTTCTATTGCAGAAGATCATATAGACAAAAATCTTTTATTACTTGGGACTCTTTTTGGTGTTTATTTCTCAAACGATGGTGGAAAGGAATGGATCCCTTTTAATAATGGAATGCCTCCCGCTTGTGTGATGGACCTTGAAATTCAAAAAAGAGAAAATGACCTTGTTGTTTCTACATTTGGAAGAGGAGTTTATATACTCGATGATTATTCGGCTCTTCGTTATATGTCTGCCGAAACTTTAAATAAAGAAGCAGAAATATTTCCTATCAAAGATGCTTTGATGTTCATTCCATCCAATCCGCTTGGCTTTAAAGGAGTTGCATTCCAGGGTGCAAGTTTTTATTCTGCACCTAATCCAGAAGTTGGTGCCGTGTTTACTTATTACTTGAAAGATGAGTTTAAAACTTTAAAGGAAATACGTAGAGATGAAGAAAAGAAAAAGCAGAAAAACAAAGAAGACATTAAATATCCTTCGTATGAAAAATTAAAGGGTGAACAGGAAGAACCTGAGGCTTATCTTCTTTTTACAATTACAGATGAAGCCGGAAATATCATTCATAAAATAAAAACTGAAGCAAAGAAAGGGGTAAACCGATTGGTTTGGAATTTCCGTTACAACCCAGTTACTCCTGTGTCCCTTCAACCATATGATGATTCAGTTCCATGGAATGAACCGGATAAAGGTTATATGGTTGTGCCCGGTAAATATTTTGTTTCACTTTCAAAATTTCAAGATGGCAAGTTTAGCGATCTAGTTGCTCCAAAAGAATTTTTGTGCATTGCTTTAAACAATACCACACTTCCGGCAGATGATAAACTTGCACTCGATGCCTTTAACAAAAAAGTCGCCGAACTTACTCGCGCAATTACAGGAGCCAATGCTTTTAGAAATGATCTTGTGGAAAAAATAGGATATCTGAAGAAAGCGGTTTTGGATGGTGCGGAAGTTCCGATTTCAATTTATAATAATGTAATTAACATTGAGTCCGATTTGAGAGAATTAAACCGAAAACTTAATGGTGATCAACTTAGAGCAAGATATGAGGGCGGAACACCCACCTCAGTTAAAGGACGAGTTGATCTAATTACTGGGGCACTATGGGGTACAACTGCAGCTCCTACGAATACTTTTATCAAATCTTATGATGGCGCTGCAAGTAGATTTGATGAAATACTAAATGATCTCAAATCAATTGATAATAGTATAAAAATTGTTGAATCAGAGCTTGAAAAATCTTTTGCGCCTTATACTCCTGGTAGAATCCCTGAGTGGAAAAAGAATTAG
- a CDS encoding L,D-transpeptidase family protein, which translates to MKRYFLIIILLFITNCYSQTKFQTPLPFDTRQLILVLTDSTTSTKGELVYFERSSGNSVWVKVSNIIPVVIGRTGLGWGRGLNDIDSSKLPIKTEGDGRSPAGIFKLSAAFGYASPDQMKGLKIPYLPITEMVECIDDIKSEYYNQIVNRNEIKDVDWQSSEKMFFADIWYEQGLVVDHNTNPTTKGAGSCIFLHNWSQPDETTAGCTEMEPTNLKKIIYWLDSAANPVLVQLTKQLYEDYQIPWELPSTKDIP; encoded by the coding sequence ATGAAGAGATATTTTTTAATTATTATTTTGTTATTTATAACAAATTGTTATTCTCAAACCAAATTTCAAACACCTTTACCTTTTGATACAAGACAATTGATTTTAGTATTAACGGATTCAACCACGTCAACGAAAGGTGAACTTGTTTATTTTGAAAGAAGTAGTGGAAATAGCGTTTGGGTTAAGGTCAGTAATATAATTCCAGTCGTAATCGGTAGAACAGGACTTGGTTGGGGCAGAGGTCTGAATGATATTGATTCATCAAAACTGCCGATAAAAACCGAAGGAGATGGAAGAAGTCCCGCCGGTATATTTAAATTAAGTGCCGCCTTTGGATATGCATCACCGGATCAAATGAAAGGATTAAAAATTCCATACTTGCCAATTACAGAAATGGTTGAATGTATAGATGATATTAAATCAGAATATTATAATCAGATAGTTAACCGAAATGAAATTAAAGATGTCGACTGGCAATCATCAGAGAAAATGTTTTTTGCAGATATATGGTACGAGCAAGGCCTAGTGGTTGATCATAACACTAATCCAACAACCAAAGGTGCTGGCTCTTGTATTTTCTTGCATAATTGGTCTCAACCAGATGAAACAACAGCCGGCTGCACAGAAATGGAACCAACAAATTTGAAGAAAATAATTTACTGGCTGGATTCTGCTGCAAATCCTGTCCTAGTTCAATTAACTAAACAACTTTATGAGGATTATCAAATACCTTGGGAGCTACCTTCCACAAAAGATATTCCTTAA
- a CDS encoding LacI family DNA-binding transcriptional regulator has product MILTIKQIANKANVSIATVSRVLNNDVRVAVETREKVLRISNELNYKPNLIARNFVKKTSYSIGLILPDISDEFFTDIIRGVDEITFQNGYYTMVASSHKHRTLVDSITTFSQTGLVGGVILLTSAMTDDIKNILKETKIPVIIIGGGKQEPDFDIVTIDNYQGAYNATEYLIKKKKFKKIAHITGPTENYDAFLRKKGFIDACKKNGVSINKSFIVEGNYTIDSGYHGFIQLYGLAEKPQAIFAANDMMAIGCYDAANYFNVKIPDDVSLIGFDDIFISKYLNPSLTTVRVQIEEVGKAAAKLLIERLNKSNGKTHSLIKIPTELIIRNSC; this is encoded by the coding sequence ATGATACTCACAATAAAGCAGATAGCTAATAAAGCTAATGTGTCAATCGCGACTGTTTCAAGAGTTCTTAACAATGATGTTCGTGTTGCTGTTGAAACCCGAGAAAAAGTGTTGCGTATTTCAAATGAACTTAATTACAAACCGAATTTAATTGCCAGAAATTTTGTAAAAAAAACATCTTACAGCATAGGATTGATATTACCTGATATCTCAGATGAATTTTTTACTGATATTATTAGAGGTGTGGATGAAATAACTTTTCAAAATGGATATTACACGATGGTAGCAAGTTCTCATAAACATCGAACTCTTGTAGATTCTATCACAACATTCTCACAAACAGGATTAGTTGGCGGAGTAATTTTATTAACATCTGCAATGACTGATGATATAAAAAATATTTTAAAAGAAACTAAAATTCCAGTAATAATAATTGGTGGTGGTAAACAAGAGCCCGACTTTGACATCGTTACAATTGATAATTATCAAGGTGCTTATAATGCAACTGAATATTTGATTAAGAAGAAAAAATTTAAAAAAATTGCCCATATAACCGGACCAACTGAGAACTATGATGCATTTCTTAGAAAAAAGGGATTTATTGATGCCTGCAAAAAAAATGGTGTTAGCATTAATAAATCTTTTATAGTCGAAGGAAATTATACAATAGATTCAGGGTATCATGGATTTATTCAATTATATGGTCTGGCAGAAAAACCTCAGGCAATTTTTGCAGCAAACGATATGATGGCAATTGGCTGCTATGATGCAGCAAATTATTTTAATGTTAAAATACCCGATGATGTAAGTTTGATTGGATTTGATGACATTTTTATTTCCAAATATCTCAATCCAAGTTTAACTACTGTACGTGTTCAAATTGAAGAGGTTGGCAAGGCAGCTGCAAAACTTTTAATTGAACGACTAAATAAATCAAACGGTAAAACTCATTCTTTAATTAAAATTCCTACTGAATTAATAATCAGAAATTCTTGTTAA
- a CDS encoding glycosyl transferase family 36, with the protein MEQFSTKYGHFSADGNEYIIANYRTPKPWVNVISNGKYGLVISQIGGGFSWDTHSEFNRLNRWHQDLVQDNWGKYFYVKDNITGDVWSPTWMPVKTELDSYQVAYGFGYAKFTSEYKGIKIALTVFIPIDENIEVWNFEIENKSSQKKSLSIFSYFEWCLGSSSDHHREFHKTFLETHFDTKLNCMTATKRLWEIPLGDRGHWNIEYPYLGFISCSKKISDYDGNKDTFIGQYGSLQNPAGLSAKGLSKSIGKWNDSIASVKTKIEIKPNEKENVNFFMGIKEDKKAIAASLKKFNNQKNIDSALFDLKLFWHKMFDTLVIETPDKAMNLMVNKWLRYQSIAGRLWGRTAYYQQSGAFGFRDQLQDSMVFLPIDPKKTEDQIRLHAKHQFEDGTVLHWWHPISETGLPTKMTDDLLWLPFVLMNYIEETGNYKILSAKEHYYDNKNKKDSLFEHSVAAIEKVLTRLSNRGLTLIGAGDWNDGLSAVGLEMKGESIWLTEFFYLILTKFSDLCKDIGKDSLHKKYSKKAIELKKAFNKYAWDGDWFWRATKDDGNTVGSKTSPEGKIYLNAQTWSVISGIAESDKQKKAMDSVSKHLLKNNGCLLLSPAYTKPDKMIGYLSRYAPGRRENGGVYTHAATWAVWAYSLLKDREQAFKSYKNLCPVYSGMNPDDYVAEPYVTPGNIDGPDSPNYGMGGWTWYTGSAAWYQKVIVDWILGIRASKGGLVVDPCVPDYWKEFSVKRLYRGTTYNILVIQTSKSNKQKKHISVDGEKIEGNILPLSKNKEVKVEVYI; encoded by the coding sequence ATGGAACAATTTTCTACAAAATATGGACACTTTTCCGCTGACGGAAATGAATATATAATCGCAAATTATAGAACACCAAAACCCTGGGTAAATGTAATATCGAACGGTAAATATGGATTAGTTATTTCTCAGATTGGCGGTGGGTTTAGTTGGGATACACATTCAGAATTTAATCGATTAAATCGCTGGCATCAGGATTTAGTGCAGGATAATTGGGGCAAATATTTTTATGTAAAAGATAACATAACCGGCGATGTTTGGTCACCTACCTGGATGCCTGTAAAAACTGAATTAGATTCATATCAGGTTGCTTATGGTTTTGGATATGCAAAATTCACATCAGAATATAAGGGAATTAAAATTGCTTTAACGGTTTTTATTCCGATTGATGAAAATATTGAAGTGTGGAATTTTGAAATTGAAAATAAATCATCGCAAAAAAAATCGCTTTCAATCTTCTCGTATTTTGAGTGGTGTCTCGGTTCATCATCAGATCACCACAGAGAATTTCATAAAACATTTTTAGAAACACACTTTGATACAAAACTGAATTGTATGACTGCTACAAAAAGGTTGTGGGAAATTCCATTAGGCGATAGAGGGCATTGGAATATTGAGTATCCATATCTCGGGTTTATTTCATGTTCAAAAAAAATATCAGATTATGATGGAAACAAAGATACTTTTATTGGGCAATACGGCTCTTTACAAAATCCTGCAGGGTTATCTGCAAAAGGTTTAAGTAAATCTATAGGTAAATGGAATGATTCAATTGCTTCAGTTAAAACCAAAATTGAAATTAAACCAAATGAAAAAGAGAACGTAAACTTTTTTATGGGTATTAAAGAAGATAAGAAAGCAATTGCGGCATCTCTCAAAAAATTCAACAACCAAAAAAATATTGATTCAGCTTTATTTGATCTGAAATTGTTCTGGCATAAAATGTTTGATACACTTGTTATTGAAACACCCGATAAAGCAATGAATTTAATGGTAAACAAATGGTTAAGATATCAGTCAATTGCCGGCAGACTCTGGGGAAGAACCGCTTATTACCAGCAAAGTGGTGCATTTGGGTTTAGGGATCAGTTGCAAGATAGTATGGTATTTCTACCAATTGATCCGAAAAAAACAGAGGATCAAATTCGTTTACATGCAAAACACCAATTTGAAGATGGAACTGTGCTGCATTGGTGGCATCCTATATCTGAAACAGGATTACCTACAAAAATGACTGATGATCTTTTATGGCTTCCATTTGTCTTGATGAACTACATTGAAGAAACAGGAAATTATAAAATCCTATCTGCAAAAGAACATTACTATGATAACAAAAATAAAAAGGATTCACTTTTTGAGCATTCTGTTGCAGCAATAGAGAAAGTATTAACAAGATTAAGCAATCGTGGTTTAACTTTGATAGGAGCCGGTGATTGGAATGACGGACTTAGTGCTGTTGGACTGGAAATGAAAGGTGAGTCAATTTGGTTAACTGAATTTTTCTATTTAATTCTGACAAAATTTTCAGATCTGTGTAAAGACATTGGAAAAGACTCACTTCACAAAAAATATTCTAAAAAAGCAATTGAACTAAAAAAAGCATTTAATAAATATGCATGGGATGGGGACTGGTTCTGGCGTGCTACTAAAGATGATGGAAATACAGTTGGAAGTAAAACTTCTCCTGAAGGAAAGATATATCTTAATGCTCAGACTTGGTCCGTGATAAGTGGAATTGCGGAATCTGATAAACAAAAAAAGGCAATGGATTCTGTTTCAAAACATTTATTAAAAAATAATGGATGCTTGCTTTTAAGTCCCGCTTATACAAAACCTGATAAAATGATTGGGTATTTGTCTAGATATGCTCCTGGAAGAAGAGAAAATGGAGGCGTTTACACTCATGCGGCAACTTGGGCAGTGTGGGCCTACTCATTACTTAAAGATAGGGAACAGGCATTTAAATCTTATAAAAACTTATGTCCTGTTTACAGTGGAATGAATCCAGATGATTATGTAGCTGAGCCATATGTTACACCAGGAAACATAGATGGTCCGGACTCACCAAATTACGGAATGGGCGGTTGGACTTGGTATACCGGTTCAGCAGCGTGGTATCAAAAAGTAATTGTTGATTGGATACTTGGAATTAGAGCTAGCAAAGGTGGATTAGTTGTTGATCCTTGCGTTCCGGATTACTGGAAAGAATTTTCAGTTAAAAGATTATATAGAGGTACTACATATAATATTCTGGTTATTCAAACTTCAAAATCCAATAAACAAAAAAAACATATATCAGTTGATGGTGAGAAAATTGAAGGAAATATTTTACCTCTATCAAAAAACAAAGAAGTTAAAGTTGAAGTTTACATTTAA